One Paenibacillus sp. FSL W8-0186 genomic window carries:
- a CDS encoding glycosyl transferase has product MTATISRRLPGLAHLQRLTDDTGITEHALGKIPRRKEGYSTDDQARALWASLELLELSGEQDRPLLLTLIDTYLAFMLWVQKEDGHYHNNIAYDRSKEPEVPSEDCLGRCLWASALAYCRLEDPGRRLAAETLLAHSLPLVSTLRKPRGWAHALAALGLLKRHGYHDGRIHGGAAAYAFSAELADSAIQELTRRLKQSYRSHAAADWQWYEAEMTYSNGLLPWGMLWAYESTGDREALDIALSSLDFLILRSRSPKEHHIRPIGNRGWCSRHSRALWDQQPIDVMKLMLACTKAGELTGEIRYRETARACHAWFYGDNDAGVPLADHEEGSCCDGLQECGVNLNRGAESTISYLLAEVMYEGHLANEKQP; this is encoded by the coding sequence ATGACAGCCACGATAAGCAGAAGGCTTCCCGGGCTGGCCCATCTTCAGCGACTGACCGACGATACGGGGATTACAGAGCACGCACTCGGGAAAATTCCCCGGCGGAAAGAGGGCTACAGCACGGATGACCAGGCCCGCGCGCTCTGGGCCAGCCTGGAGCTTCTGGAATTGTCCGGCGAGCAGGATCGCCCGCTGCTCTTGACGCTAATCGATACTTATTTGGCGTTTATGTTGTGGGTGCAGAAGGAGGACGGCCATTATCATAACAATATTGCTTATGATCGCTCGAAGGAGCCGGAAGTCCCTTCGGAGGACTGCCTGGGCCGGTGCCTGTGGGCGTCCGCTCTGGCTTACTGCCGCCTGGAGGATCCCGGCAGGCGGCTGGCTGCAGAAACATTGCTCGCCCATTCACTCCCGCTGGTCTCCACGCTGCGGAAGCCCCGGGGATGGGCTCACGCGTTGGCAGCGCTGGGCCTGCTCAAAAGACATGGTTACCACGATGGTCGAATCCATGGCGGAGCAGCAGCTTATGCATTTTCAGCAGAGCTGGCGGACTCCGCGATCCAGGAGCTGACGCGCCGCCTTAAGCAAAGTTACCGCAGCCATGCGGCGGCGGATTGGCAGTGGTATGAGGCCGAGATGACTTACAGCAACGGGCTTCTGCCTTGGGGGATGCTGTGGGCCTATGAATCGACCGGTGACAGGGAAGCGCTCGACATCGCCTTGAGCAGCCTCGACTTCCTCATCCTGCGCAGCCGCAGCCCTAAGGAACATCATATTCGTCCGATCGGCAACAGGGGCTGGTGCTCGCGGCATTCCCGGGCCTTATGGGATCAGCAGCCGATCGATGTCATGAAGCTGATGCTGGCCTGCACCAAGGCGGGCGAACTGACGGGCGAAATTCGTTACCGTGAGACGGCACGGGCTTGCCATGCCTGGTTCTACGGCGACAACGATGCCGGGGTGCCTCTTGCTGATCACGAAGAGGGCAGCTGCTGCGACGGTCTGCAGGAGTGCGGGGTGAATTTGAACCGGGGTGCAGAATCGACCATCTCCTATTTGCTGGCTGAGGTTATGTATGAGGGGCATTTGGCAAACGAGAAACAGCCATAG
- a CDS encoding sensor histidine kinase produces the protein MPNLKKRYVPFTYKMMIPYLLLVLLTDVLIGYISYTMLTQSRTEMAETNIRTGMEQARYNIQYQMDEIQRMSDTLFGSVAFQRALQKKGEPLDIYLTMKDEIIPQIVSPLQLFGNNIRFMLYTPNSDMIIINGDNLEEPIKQSDYYILPLRDIEATDWYQLYKNSERNNLWVQIDTDKKLDHISHIRKLVSYSDYGAIIGYVRITVPLDALFGNLATFPVEEGITVRLIHQLTGERVYQRGPAELAEQAELGEQTGGSDAYLRLHEPISGTDFAIETLVPKAYLTKDAGKLQRVILGVCAISFIGMTLIGFMVARLNGRKMTRIVMLVRSFQEGNFQKRIRFSGNDEFVQIAEAFNMMAMNIQELIDSVYLQGIQKKQAELEALQAQINPHFLYNTLSTINSLANLGEIGKVTEMVQGLSRFYRLTLNQGNVHIHLGKELEQVETYLEIQRVKYADAFTVQVDVESEILDYQVIKLILQPFVENVFKHAWFGETIAIRITGRRINNDVELKIIDNGVGMRSEQVRLLMTGPSQTGGYGVRNVDERIKLRYGEAYGVQIASIYGGGTTVRLLLPAGHGDAADTPELPNMPY, from the coding sequence ATGCCTAACTTGAAAAAGCGTTACGTGCCTTTTACATATAAAATGATGATCCCTTACTTGCTCCTAGTGCTGCTGACGGATGTGCTCATTGGATATATCTCTTATACGATGCTGACGCAGTCGCGGACAGAGATGGCGGAGACGAATATCCGTACCGGGATGGAGCAGGCCAGATACAATATTCAGTACCAAATGGATGAAATCCAGCGCATGTCGGATACACTGTTCGGCAGCGTGGCTTTTCAAAGAGCGCTGCAGAAAAAGGGAGAGCCGCTGGACATTTATTTGACGATGAAGGATGAGATCATCCCGCAAATCGTGTCGCCGCTGCAGCTGTTCGGCAACAACATCCGCTTCATGCTCTACACGCCCAATAGCGACATGATCATAATCAATGGCGATAATTTGGAAGAACCGATCAAGCAAAGTGATTATTATATCCTGCCTTTGCGGGACATCGAGGCAACCGACTGGTATCAGCTGTACAAAAATTCGGAGCGCAACAATCTTTGGGTCCAAATCGATACGGATAAAAAACTGGACCATATTTCCCACATCCGCAAGCTCGTATCATACAGCGACTACGGGGCAATCATCGGCTATGTGCGGATTACTGTGCCTCTCGACGCTTTGTTCGGCAATTTAGCTACTTTTCCGGTAGAAGAAGGGATCACAGTCCGGTTAATCCATCAGCTGACAGGAGAGCGGGTGTACCAGCGCGGCCCTGCGGAATTAGCCGAACAAGCTGAACTGGGGGAACAGACAGGAGGCAGCGATGCCTATCTTCGTCTTCATGAGCCTATCTCAGGGACTGATTTTGCTATCGAAACGCTTGTTCCGAAGGCATATTTGACGAAAGATGCTGGAAAGCTGCAGCGGGTGATTCTTGGGGTGTGCGCAATCAGCTTTATCGGGATGACCTTAATTGGATTCATGGTAGCCAGGCTTAACGGACGAAAAATGACCCGGATCGTCATGCTTGTCCGTTCTTTTCAGGAAGGAAATTTTCAGAAGCGCATCCGCTTTTCGGGAAATGACGAGTTCGTGCAGATTGCCGAAGCTTTCAACATGATGGCGATGAATATCCAGGAGCTGATCGATAGCGTGTATTTGCAAGGGATTCAGAAGAAGCAGGCCGAACTGGAAGCGCTGCAGGCACAGATCAATCCCCATTTTCTCTATAACACATTGTCAACGATCAATAGTTTGGCGAACCTGGGGGAGATCGGCAAGGTCACGGAGATGGTCCAGGGTCTCTCCCGCTTTTACCGGTTAACACTGAATCAAGGAAATGTACATATTCATTTGGGAAAAGAGTTGGAGCAGGTCGAGACGTACCTGGAAATTCAGCGCGTCAAGTACGCCGACGCATTTACTGTGCAGGTCGATGTCGAATCTGAGATACTGGACTATCAGGTCATCAAGCTGATTTTGCAGCCCTTCGTCGAGAACGTATTCAAGCATGCCTGGTTCGGAGAAACGATCGCGATTCGGATTACGGGCCGTCGCATAAACAATGACGTCGAACTGAAGATCATCGACAACGGGGTAGGTATGCGTTCCGAGCAGGTCAGGCTGCTTATGACGGGGCCCAGCCAAACCGGAGGCTATGGGGTAAGAAATGTGGATGAACGAATCAAGCTCAGGTACGGCGAAGCCTACGGTGTTCAAATCGCTAGTATTTACGGCGGGGGGACGACGGTGCGGCTTCTCCTGCCGGCCGGTCACGGTGATGCTGCCGATACGCCCGAATTGCCAAATATGCCGTATTAA
- a CDS encoding glycosyltransferase — protein MTKIAFIGTYIPQRCGIATYTHHLRQSIRGARGWRGIDPVIALRTSEATGLETAPGIWELDKHDRTAYIRAADRLNRSEVAVVSLQHEFGIFGGEAGGYVLDLAERLEKPLAVTFHTVFEQPEEPYRSVQERLAKRADMIMVMNRRAVDFLHSAFRIPREKIQVVPHGTPEPAPGKRISYRRKMGWNGRKVVMTFGLLGRGKGLETVIHALDKVAREVPDVLYAIVGQTHPEVKKQEGEAYREELQAMVQQRGLEDHVTMIDRYVEEDELVGLLSACDLYVTPYPGLQQITSGTLAYAVGLGRPVLSTPYVYAEELLGSYPELLLAPGDAGQWAERMCKLLGSEEERLELERSMMNIARAMHWPKVGKLHLSLFGQLAAKAKAGAAASSLKQDRRELAPKVVEA, from the coding sequence ATGACGAAAATCGCTTTTATCGGTACTTATATTCCCCAACGCTGCGGCATTGCCACATATACTCATCATTTGCGCCAGAGCATCCGGGGGGCGAGAGGATGGCGGGGCATCGATCCGGTCATTGCCCTGCGGACGAGCGAGGCTACAGGACTAGAGACAGCTCCCGGCATCTGGGAGCTCGACAAGCATGACCGAACCGCTTATATCCGGGCGGCCGACCGGCTGAACCGCAGCGAGGTGGCTGTAGTATCGCTCCAGCATGAGTTCGGGATATTCGGCGGAGAAGCCGGAGGATATGTGCTGGATCTTGCCGAGCGCTTGGAAAAGCCACTGGCCGTGACTTTCCATACGGTCTTCGAGCAGCCGGAGGAGCCTTACCGCAGCGTGCAGGAGCGTCTGGCGAAGCGAGCCGATATGATCATGGTCATGAACCGCAGGGCGGTAGATTTCCTGCACAGCGCCTTCCGGATCCCCCGGGAGAAAATCCAGGTCGTCCCCCATGGCACACCGGAGCCGGCTCCTGGCAAGCGGATATCGTACCGCCGCAAAATGGGCTGGAACGGGCGGAAGGTCGTGATGACCTTCGGGCTGCTCGGCCGGGGTAAGGGATTGGAGACGGTCATACATGCGCTGGACAAAGTAGCCCGCGAGGTGCCGGACGTCCTGTACGCGATCGTCGGACAGACGCATCCCGAGGTGAAGAAGCAGGAAGGAGAGGCCTATCGCGAGGAGCTGCAAGCGATGGTTCAGCAGCGCGGGCTGGAGGACCATGTAACGATGATCGACCGTTACGTGGAGGAGGATGAACTGGTTGGCCTGCTGTCGGCCTGCGATCTCTACGTGACGCCTTATCCCGGGCTGCAGCAAATCACGAGCGGCACGCTGGCCTATGCCGTAGGATTGGGGCGGCCGGTGCTGAGCACCCCTTACGTATATGCGGAGGAGCTCCTGGGAAGCTATCCGGAGCTGCTGCTTGCGCCCGGCGACGCCGGGCAGTGGGCCGAGCGGATGTGCAAGCTTCTCGGTAGCGAGGAGGAACGGCTGGAGCTTGAGCGCAGCATGATGAACATCGCCCGTGCCATGCACTGGCCAAAAGTCGGCAAGCTGCACCTGAGCTTGTTCGGCCAGCTCGCCGCCAAGGCAAAGGCTGGCGCAGCCGCCTCCAGCCTTAAGCAGGATCGGCGGGAATTGGCTCCGAAGGTTGTGGAAGCGTAA
- a CDS encoding ABC transporter ATP-binding protein, translated as MAETVIDIQALTKSYNGVKAVDQLSLQIKRGEIFGLLGPNGAGKSTTILMLLGLSEPDEGSINVLGLDPAREPIPVKRKVGYLPDDVGFYEDRTGLENLVLTARLNQVPEAEAKERAYQLLESVGLQHAAHKKTGAYSRGMRQRLGLADVLIKAPEIIILDEPTLGIDPKGMDELLALIRSLSEEQGLTVLLSSHQLHQVQQICDRVGLFVRGRLLAEGNIASLSRSLFADDPLQITVESGPLNHGLLERIRAIPGVRHAEPAEGDGTDLAAASAEAESAGRSRMIVGSDTDCSDAIARMIIEDGVALFGLQRKEYGLDEIYHRYFEGGEQHEQGSSRPEAQQA; from the coding sequence GTGGCAGAGACGGTCATCGACATTCAAGCGTTGACGAAAAGCTATAACGGCGTAAAAGCCGTAGACCAGCTGTCCCTGCAGATTAAACGCGGCGAAATCTTCGGTCTGCTCGGGCCGAACGGAGCCGGCAAATCGACGACAATTCTCATGCTGCTCGGGCTCAGCGAGCCTGACGAGGGCAGCATCAACGTTCTCGGCCTCGATCCGGCCAGGGAACCTATTCCCGTCAAGCGCAAGGTCGGATATTTGCCCGATGACGTCGGCTTTTATGAGGACCGGACCGGCCTGGAAAATCTGGTGCTGACGGCAAGGCTGAACCAGGTGCCGGAGGCGGAGGCAAAGGAACGGGCCTACCAGCTGCTTGAGAGCGTGGGCCTGCAGCATGCCGCCCATAAAAAAACGGGGGCATACTCCCGCGGTATGCGGCAGCGGCTCGGATTGGCCGACGTCCTGATCAAGGCGCCGGAAATCATCATCCTGGATGAACCGACGCTGGGGATTGACCCCAAGGGAATGGATGAGCTGCTGGCCCTGATCCGCAGCCTGAGCGAGGAGCAGGGCTTGACCGTGCTGCTGTCCTCCCATCAGCTGCATCAAGTGCAGCAAATCTGCGACCGGGTCGGACTATTCGTTCGGGGCCGGCTGCTTGCCGAAGGCAATATCGCCAGCTTGTCCCGGTCGCTGTTCGCTGATGATCCGCTGCAGATTACCGTGGAGAGCGGTCCGCTGAATCACGGACTGCTGGAGCGGATCCGCGCCATCCCGGGCGTGCGGCATGCCGAGCCGGCGGAGGGGGACGGAACGGACCTTGCTGCCGCTTCGGCTGAAGCAGAGTCCGCCGGCCGCAGCCGGATGATCGTCGGCTCGGATACCGACTGCAGCGATGCGATCGCCCGGATGATCATCGAGGACGGCGTAGCCTTGTTCGGCCTGCAGCGGAAGGAATACGGGCTCGACGAGATCTATCATCGTTATTTTGAAGGGGGTGAACAGCATGAACAAGGAAGCAGCCGACCTGAAGCACAGCAGGCCTGA
- a CDS encoding NEW3 domain-containing protein: MKSWGRKMKLVSMLLLLVLGAGLLGGMPASAAGGVTLYSAYTSISVPPGEALDYSVEVMNNTSDVVTVPLELNNLPKDWTAELNSGGWRVKEVSVKPGESSTVSLNVTVPLQIDKGIYRFELTAGSAARLPFTVEITEKGTYQTELTTDQANLQGPSDSSFTYSLKLQNRTAEKQNYALQAQADPGWNVTFTSGDNQVSSVEVEPGASQSISVKVQPPEQVKEGTYSIPVSASNQSTSSELKLEAVITGTYGLVLTTPNGLLSADVTAGGSKTIDLLVKNTGTADLTDINLSSNAPVDWEVSFNPKTVDKLAAGQSTTVEAKITASKKAIAGDYVTGMTASSPESSSSAQFRIAVKGSMLWGWIGVLVIAAILGGIYYLIRKYGRR; this comes from the coding sequence ATGAAATCGTGGGGAAGGAAAATGAAACTGGTGAGCATGCTGCTCCTGCTTGTTCTCGGAGCCGGCCTGCTCGGGGGAATGCCAGCATCTGCTGCCGGAGGAGTCACGCTGTATTCAGCGTACACCTCGATTTCCGTCCCACCCGGCGAAGCCTTGGATTACAGCGTCGAGGTCATGAATAACACGTCCGACGTCGTAACGGTTCCGCTGGAGCTTAACAATCTGCCCAAGGACTGGACAGCCGAGTTGAACAGCGGCGGCTGGCGGGTGAAGGAAGTGTCCGTCAAGCCCGGCGAATCCAGCACCGTCTCGCTGAACGTGACGGTTCCTCTACAAATAGATAAAGGAATCTATCGCTTCGAGCTGACGGCCGGCTCGGCGGCACGCCTGCCCTTTACGGTAGAAATTACGGAGAAAGGAACCTACCAGACTGAGCTAACCACCGATCAGGCCAATCTGCAGGGACCTTCCGATTCCAGCTTTACCTACTCGCTCAAGCTGCAGAACCGGACGGCGGAGAAACAAAACTACGCTCTGCAGGCCCAGGCGGATCCGGGGTGGAATGTGACCTTTACCTCTGGAGACAATCAGGTCTCCTCCGTCGAGGTGGAGCCTGGCGCCAGCCAGTCGATCTCGGTCAAGGTACAGCCGCCGGAGCAGGTCAAGGAAGGCACGTACAGCATTCCTGTCAGCGCCTCCAACCAGTCCACCTCCTCGGAGCTGAAGCTGGAGGCCGTTATAACCGGCACTTATGGCCTGGTGCTGACGACGCCAAACGGTCTGCTGAGTGCCGATGTGACTGCAGGCGGCAGCAAAACGATTGATCTGCTGGTCAAGAATACCGGAACAGCCGATCTCACGGACATTAATCTCAGCTCCAACGCCCCGGTCGATTGGGAAGTCAGCTTCAATCCGAAAACGGTCGACAAGCTGGCCGCCGGCCAATCCACCACGGTAGAAGCCAAAATTACCGCCAGCAAAAAGGCGATAGCCGGAGACTATGTCACGGGTATGACTGCATCCTCCCCGGAATCCAGCTCCTCGGCGCAATTTCGGATCGCTGTTAAGGGCTCCATGCTGTGGGGCTGGATCGGAGTGCTCGTCATCGCTGCGATTCTCGGCGGCATCTACTACTTGATTCGCAAATACGGGAGGCGATAA
- a CDS encoding sigma-70 family RNA polymerase sigma factor has translation MKESPELWLAEIAEGSVTAFGRFYDAYAPMVYRLAEQCMKNAAEAEDVCHDVFIEIMDKAGSYNPARGSVEAWLAVRTRSRALDRLRKQQRWSVAEEWSMDQEADILWSRGMESAEYEALRKWEQEQLKQAMQAIPPMQRMALHGSYIEQLSHREIAEHMKRPVGTVKSLIRYGIRNLRRRLDEMNLGKLGGGVEPYAQDKLHK, from the coding sequence ATGAAGGAGAGCCCCGAATTATGGCTGGCGGAGATTGCGGAGGGATCGGTAACGGCGTTCGGCCGTTTCTACGATGCCTATGCTCCGATGGTGTACAGGTTGGCAGAGCAGTGCATGAAGAATGCTGCCGAGGCGGAGGACGTGTGTCACGATGTATTCATTGAAATTATGGATAAGGCAGGCAGCTATAATCCGGCTCGGGGCAGTGTGGAGGCCTGGCTTGCGGTACGCACGCGCAGCCGGGCCCTGGATCGGCTGCGGAAGCAGCAGCGGTGGTCTGTGGCGGAGGAATGGAGCATGGATCAGGAAGCGGATATCCTCTGGAGCAGGGGGATGGAATCCGCTGAGTATGAGGCGCTGCGCAAATGGGAGCAGGAGCAGCTGAAGCAGGCGATGCAGGCTATCCCGCCGATGCAGCGGATGGCGCTTCATGGAAGCTATATTGAGCAGCTGTCGCATCGCGAAATCGCCGAGCATATGAAGAGGCCCGTTGGAACGGTCAAGTCGTTAATCCGTTATGGCATCCGCAATTTGCGGCGCCGGCTGGACGAGATGAACCTGGGCAAGCTGGGAGGGGGAGTGGAGCCGTATGCGCAGGATAAATTGCATAAATAA
- a CDS encoding response regulator: MSVNVLLVDDEAVDLEWLRRRVLASGLDIHVAGTANSGFLALKVMEEQRIDLILSDIRMPIMSGTEFARKAKVINPEVKVVFISGHEDFNYAREAIEINACDYLLKPVEDKELYDLLSKLCAEVEEEKEQARSYSETLSLVSEELLLRWLEHDDPGFPEPHLQSILHPLLSSGCAAAFIEIDDLEWKLRDLSEDVRRVETRTIIQRIKSLAMGTELGALTIARQTRLIVLSALPEDLFVKRLNELIQEVAQTTSYTVTVGVGKYTNDAQGLHESFQQAQASLSAKWLLGKNRLLRDPMEPARQGAPGTPIDGTISAMLNAIMDYDLVVIDDCLLDLLLYKDMPLASKKEVYELIIRITSSLHAELLQRSENLYELLEWESHQPDVLFQFETVHDVVSWLRRRFFELSEKLYVKRQRQKRKLIDEIMGYVEEHLEKKITLKEVAAHFDFTPNYLGHLFKEETGMLFSEYLNECKMNRVCQLLRDPTLKVYEVAELMGYKNIIYFNRQFKASMGMTPGEYRKKNKI; the protein is encoded by the coding sequence ATGAGCGTAAATGTATTGCTGGTAGACGATGAGGCCGTCGATTTGGAGTGGCTGCGCCGCAGAGTCCTGGCAAGCGGACTGGACATCCATGTCGCCGGAACGGCCAACAGCGGTTTTCTGGCTTTGAAAGTGATGGAGGAGCAGCGCATCGACCTGATCCTGTCGGATATCCGGATGCCGATCATGTCGGGAACAGAGTTTGCACGTAAAGCCAAAGTGATTAACCCCGAGGTTAAGGTCGTGTTCATTAGCGGCCACGAGGATTTCAATTATGCCCGGGAAGCAATAGAAATCAACGCGTGTGATTATTTGTTGAAGCCGGTAGAAGACAAGGAGCTGTATGATCTGCTTAGCAAGCTTTGCGCAGAGGTGGAGGAAGAGAAGGAACAGGCGCGTTCTTACTCCGAGACGTTATCGCTGGTTAGCGAGGAGCTGCTGCTGAGGTGGCTGGAACACGACGATCCCGGTTTTCCCGAGCCGCATCTGCAGAGCATTCTCCACCCGCTACTGTCATCTGGCTGCGCCGCCGCGTTCATCGAAATCGATGACTTGGAGTGGAAGCTGCGGGATTTATCCGAGGATGTTCGCCGGGTGGAGACGCGCACCATTATTCAGCGGATTAAATCGCTGGCGATGGGTACGGAGCTTGGCGCCCTAACAATAGCTAGACAGACTAGGCTGATTGTTTTGTCGGCATTACCCGAGGACCTGTTCGTAAAGCGGCTCAATGAGCTTATTCAAGAAGTCGCACAGACTACTTCTTATACAGTTACTGTAGGCGTAGGGAAATATACAAATGACGCCCAAGGCCTGCATGAATCCTTTCAGCAGGCCCAAGCCTCGCTAAGCGCGAAATGGCTGCTCGGCAAGAACCGTCTCCTGCGCGATCCGATGGAGCCGGCGAGGCAGGGAGCTCCCGGCACGCCGATTGACGGCACCATTTCCGCCATGCTGAATGCCATTATGGACTATGATCTGGTCGTCATCGATGACTGTTTGCTTGATCTGCTGCTCTACAAGGACATGCCGCTGGCCAGCAAGAAGGAGGTGTACGAGCTCATTATTCGCATCACATCAAGCCTGCATGCCGAATTGCTGCAGCGCAGCGAGAATTTGTACGAGCTCTTGGAGTGGGAATCACATCAGCCCGATGTGCTGTTTCAGTTCGAGACGGTGCATGACGTTGTATCCTGGCTGAGACGGAGGTTCTTCGAGCTGTCGGAGAAGCTGTACGTGAAGCGGCAGCGGCAGAAGCGCAAGCTGATCGACGAAATCATGGGCTATGTCGAGGAACATTTGGAGAAGAAGATCACTTTGAAGGAAGTGGCGGCGCATTTTGATTTCACGCCGAACTACCTGGGTCATCTGTTTAAGGAAGAGACAGGCATGCTGTTTAGCGAATATTTGAACGAATGCAAGATGAACCGGGTCTGCCAGCTTCTGCGCGATCCGACCCTTAAGGTGTATGAGGTGGCCGAATTGATGGGCTACAAAAACATTATTTATTTCAACCGGCAATTTAAAGCGAGCATGGGAATGACGCCCGGGGAGTATAGAAAAAAGAACAAGATCTAG
- a CDS encoding anti-sigma factor, with protein sequence MRRINCINNPMDPLHDRAEPCGLFAEEQLADFAMGRLPDGEKARMEEHRRQCRSCDAMIHEWTGLLGQAAIGIGPILNDSEGGGETPANWQAHLGPHAPVYSLPHPPRRLRRRLIFSFRLRSIHRKWAADRSRYTFGAIGGLAMILLLGGLFALRPQNWPGEQQSRIERDISHQIHLIQSADTERYAIEPHPPYYGEGTVWLKRKSGEMLIVVDGLHSVVEKDYQIWLQMEDEASSPGILPVQHPQGKTYYHGYGAEEAERLIISLEPKGGSRVQTGPEAVWVEMKR encoded by the coding sequence ATGCGCAGGATAAATTGCATAAATAATCCGATGGATCCGCTTCATGACCGGGCTGAGCCCTGCGGCTTGTTTGCGGAGGAGCAGCTGGCCGATTTCGCAATGGGACGGCTGCCGGACGGAGAGAAGGCCAGGATGGAGGAGCACCGGCGGCAGTGCCGGTCCTGCGATGCGATGATTCATGAATGGACGGGGCTGCTGGGTCAGGCCGCCATCGGCATCGGACCGATCTTAAACGATTCGGAGGGCGGCGGGGAGACTCCTGCGAATTGGCAGGCCCATTTGGGCCCGCATGCACCAGTGTACTCATTGCCGCATCCGCCGCGCAGGCTGCGCCGCAGGCTGATCTTCTCATTCCGCCTGCGTTCAATTCACCGCAAATGGGCAGCGGATCGAAGCCGATATACCTTCGGCGCCATAGGCGGGCTGGCGATGATCCTCCTGCTCGGCGGCTTGTTTGCCCTTCGTCCGCAGAACTGGCCCGGCGAGCAGCAAAGCCGGATTGAACGGGATATTTCACATCAAATCCATCTGATCCAGAGCGCTGATACGGAACGGTATGCGATTGAGCCTCACCCTCCTTATTACGGGGAAGGCACGGTCTGGCTGAAGCGGAAATCCGGCGAAATGCTGATCGTTGTGGACGGGCTCCACTCGGTGGTGGAGAAGGATTATCAGATTTGGCTGCAGATGGAGGACGAGGCGAGCAGCCCGGGAATTCTTCCGGTGCAGCATCCCCAGGGGAAAACCTATTACCACGGATACGGGGCGGAGGAAGCCGAGCGGCTGATCATTAGCCTGGAGCCGAAGGGCGGCAGCAGGGTGCAGACCGGTCCCGAGGCGGTATGGGTAGAAATGAAACGGTGA
- a CDS encoding NDP-sugar synthase, whose translation MKALLLAGGMGSRLLPLTGQYPKPMAPVGNRPWLEHLITQLRDQGFREIVIALKHYPELVRGYFGSGRKWGVSIDYTLEKEALGTAGAIKHAESKLGNSFIVLNADVVQELDLKPLVDFHAGHGQAVTIGLTEVEDPSQFGVVELAEGQRIVRFVEKPRKEESPSRLINAGIYVMNKEALQLIPAGREVSIEREVFPKLIRTGMGVYGYQLKGYWLDMGTRARYRQVHWDVLDRKLPIPIYGEEIRPGVWVGRQCRISPRATIVPPVLIGDKVRIEDGVTIGPYSVIGNGCIIKEQAELSETILWEGCRVESGAQLHQCVFGTGAEAGPNYALYEAVVNRMKEAVSL comes from the coding sequence ATGAAGGCATTGCTGTTAGCGGGAGGAATGGGCAGCCGTCTGCTGCCATTAACGGGCCAATACCCGAAACCCATGGCTCCGGTTGGGAACCGGCCTTGGCTGGAGCACTTGATTACTCAGCTCCGGGACCAAGGTTTCCGTGAAATCGTCATTGCCCTCAAGCATTATCCCGAGCTGGTTCGCGGATATTTTGGCAGCGGGAGGAAGTGGGGAGTGAGCATCGACTACACGCTGGAGAAGGAGGCGCTGGGCACGGCCGGGGCGATCAAGCACGCTGAATCGAAGCTCGGCAATTCATTTATCGTTCTTAATGCCGATGTGGTGCAGGAGCTCGACCTGAAGCCGCTCGTCGATTTTCATGCCGGGCACGGGCAGGCGGTGACCATTGGGCTGACGGAGGTAGAGGATCCTTCGCAATTCGGTGTCGTTGAACTTGCTGAAGGACAGCGCATCGTCCGCTTCGTGGAGAAGCCGCGGAAGGAGGAGTCGCCGTCCCGGCTCATCAATGCGGGAATCTATGTCATGAACAAGGAGGCGCTGCAGCTTATTCCCGCCGGAAGGGAGGTTTCCATCGAGCGGGAGGTCTTTCCGAAGCTGATTCGTACGGGAATGGGCGTCTATGGTTATCAGCTTAAAGGCTATTGGCTTGATATGGGCACAAGGGCGAGATACCGCCAGGTGCATTGGGATGTGCTCGATCGAAAGCTGCCGATTCCGATTTATGGCGAGGAGATCCGTCCAGGGGTCTGGGTCGGGCGGCAGTGCAGAATTTCGCCCCGGGCCACGATCGTTCCTCCGGTGCTTATCGGGGACAAAGTGCGGATTGAGGACGGCGTAACCATTGGGCCGTATTCCGTAATCGGGAACGGCTGCATCATTAAAGAGCAGGCGGAGCTGTCCGAAACGATTCTATGGGAAGGCTGCCGCGTCGAGTCCGGGGCGCAGCTTCATCAATGCGTCTTCGGCACGGGCGCGGAGGCTGGCCCGAATTATGCGCTCTATGAAGCCGTCGTTAATCGGATGAAGGAGGCGGTGTCGTTATGA